The DNA window CTACAGATGCTTTAAAATCTCCGTACCCTGCTCCTTGATACTTTTGAACAAGTGCATCTATCGATAGATTAGTTAAAGCAGATTCAATTGTAAGAAGATTGGAAACACCTGGTTTGTTTTCAGGGTCAAATGCTACAATACCTTCTGAATCGGTAACAGAACTTTTTATTTTCTTTTCAATTTGTTTAGGTGTATCTAAAATACGAATAGTGGCCTTCTGATTTGGATCAGATTTACTCATTTTCTTTAAAGGGTCTTGTAGAGATTTAATTCGTGCTCCATTTTTAGGTAGCTGGATTTCAGGAATTGTAAGAACTTTACCATAGCGTTTATTAAATCTTTCTGCTAAATCACGCGTTAATTCTACATGTTGTTTTTGGTCATCCCCAACAGGTACAATATCGGATTGGTATAACAGGATATCTGCAGCCATTAAAGGTGGATACGTTAGTAATGCAGCTGAAACAGCATCTTTTCCATCTGATTTATCCTTAAATTGTGTCATTCTTTCTAGTTCGCCGATATAGGATATACATTGCATAATCCATCCAGCTTGCGCATGTGCTGGAACTTCAGATTGTATAAATAAAGTAGATTTCTCTGGATCTATCCCTACAGCGATATATAATGCTGCAAGTGAGCGAATGTGATTACGAAGTTCTTGAGGGTCTTGAGCGATAGTAATTGCATGCTGATCTACGATACAAAATACACATTCATTGTCATCTTGTAATGAAATAAACTGTCTAAATGCTCCAATATAATTGCCTAGAGTGATGGTTCCTGTTGGTTGTACACCTGAAAATAATTTTTTCATTTGAATACTCCTCCTTAAAATAAAAAAAACATCATGCATCCCAAAAAAGGGACGAATGATGTAAATCCGTGGTACCACCCAGCTTGCTAAAATAATTAGCCACTCTTCTTCATAACGTGAAGGATACGGTATATGCTACTAAAAATTCACATACACTGCTCAGAAGCCCATTCCATTTAAAGTATGTTCTGTTTACACCGACCACAGAATCTCTAAGCATACGATATTAAATGTACTTTTCTTCGTCAAAGCTCAATTATTTAGTTTTGACTATTATATATTAGAAGAAACTCCAAAATCAAGCGAAAAAATTAACTATAATAGACAAATAAAGCGATGCACATACAAAGTAAACTGGATAAGCCTAAAGCGATTATTGGCTTGTGTGGAAATGAAAAAACTTCCGAAGGCAATCGCATTTTGTTAGCCTCTGCTTTCATATGTTTGGGTGTGAACACTTTGCGT is part of the Psychrobacillus sp. FSL H8-0483 genome and encodes:
- the trpS gene encoding tryptophan--tRNA ligase, with product MKKLFSGVQPTGTITLGNYIGAFRQFISLQDDNECVFCIVDQHAITIAQDPQELRNHIRSLAALYIAVGIDPEKSTLFIQSEVPAHAQAGWIMQCISYIGELERMTQFKDKSDGKDAVSAALLTYPPLMAADILLYQSDIVPVGDDQKQHVELTRDLAERFNKRYGKVLTIPEIQLPKNGARIKSLQDPLKKMSKSDPNQKATIRILDTPKQIEKKIKSSVTDSEGIVAFDPENKPGVSNLLTIESALTNLSIDALVQKYQGAGYGDFKASVAQVIVDHFAPIQARYEELINSSELDEILDKGAEKANAMAITTLSKMEAAMGLGRRR